From a single Fusobacterium pseudoperiodonticum genomic region:
- a CDS encoding OmpA family protein, with translation MAKKYHEDHFSPRVADLMSALTLIFLFISVVYMLQVNKEKERIEMIAKDFKNTKYEIYTDLNEEFKDDLKKWNAYIDKDTLSITFKEPDVFFDVGSSNINQKFKDILDDFFPRYVEILFTKYNNEIEEIRIEGHTSSEWNRNDDGLQAYFKNMTLSQERSKSVLEYCMLLNKMKPYRDFLISKATANGLSYSHRVMEDGKENFSKSRRVEFKIKTTAEAHINDILEAGGFNETN, from the coding sequence TTGGCTAAAAAATATCATGAAGATCACTTTTCACCAAGAGTTGCTGATTTAATGTCGGCTTTAACATTAATTTTTTTATTTATCTCAGTTGTCTATATGTTACAAGTAAATAAAGAAAAAGAACGTATAGAAATGATAGCTAAGGACTTTAAAAATACCAAATATGAAATTTATACTGATTTAAATGAAGAATTTAAAGATGATTTAAAAAAATGGAATGCTTATATTGATAAAGATACTTTATCTATTACTTTTAAAGAACCTGATGTATTTTTTGATGTTGGAAGTAGTAATATAAATCAAAAATTTAAAGATATTTTAGATGATTTTTTCCCAAGATATGTAGAAATACTTTTTACAAAATATAACAATGAAATTGAAGAAATAAGAATAGAAGGACATACTTCAAGCGAATGGAATAGAAATGATGATGGCTTACAAGCTTATTTTAAAAATATGACTCTGTCTCAGGAAAGATCAAAAAGTGTTCTAGAGTACTGTATGTTATTGAATAAAATGAAACCTTACAGAGATTTTCTTATCAGTAAAGCTACTGCAAATGGTTTATCATACAGCCATAGGGTAATGGAAGATGGAAAAGAAAATTTTAGTAAATCAAGAAGAGTTGAGTTTAAAATAAAAACAACAGCTGAGGCACATATAAATGATATCCTTGAAGCAGGAGGTTTTAATGAAACTAATTAA